A genome region from Chiroxiphia lanceolata isolate bChiLan1 chromosome 5, bChiLan1.pri, whole genome shotgun sequence includes the following:
- the CHRM2 gene encoding muscarinic acetylcholine receptor M2 isoform X1, giving the protein MNNSTYINSSTENVMALESPYKTVEVVFIVLVAGSLSLVTIIGNILVMVSIKVNRHLQTVNNYFLFSLACADLIIGIFSMNLYTLYTVIGYWPLGPVVCDLWLALDYVASNASVMNLLIISFDRYFCVTKPLTYPVKRTTKMAGMMIAAAWVLSFILWAPAILFWQFIVGGRTVPDGDCYIQFFSNPAVTFGTAIAAFYLPVIIMTVLYWQISRASKSRIKKAKKEAAQNQDTVSPSLVQGKIVKPNNNNIPTSGDGLEHSKIQNGKPSEETVTDNCVQAEKESSNDSTSVSVVASNLKEDEATKDAKQASASQDHLKVENSKMTCIKIVTKSPKGDCCAPTNTTVEIVGTNGEEKQNSVARKIVKMTKQPAKKKPPPSREKKVTRTILAILLAFIITWTPYNVMVLINSFCTSCIPNTVWTIGYWLCYINSTINPACYALCNATFKKTFKHLLMCHYKNIGATRFRFPSER; this is encoded by the exons ATGAATAACTCAACGTACATAAACTCTTCCACTGAAAATGTGATGGCTTTGGAAAGCCCCTATAAAACTGTTGAGGTGGTCTTCATCGTCCTGGTAGCAGGGTCTCTCAGTCTAGTCACCATAATTGGGAACATCCTGGTCATGGTGTCGATCAAAGTCAACAGGCACCTCCAGACCGTGAACAACTATTTCCTGTTCAGCTTGGCCTGCGCTGACTTGATCATCGGCATCTTTTCAATGAACCTGTACACCCTCTACACTGTGATAGGCTACTGGCCCTTGGGGCCTGTGGTGTGTGACCTCTGGCTGGCTCTCGACTACGTGGCCAGCAATGCCTCTGTAATGAACCTCCTCATTATCAGCTTTGACAGATACTTTTGTGTCACCAAGCCTCTGACATACCCTGTGAAGCGGACCACTAAGATGGCAGGCATGATGATTGCAGCTGCCTGGGTTCTGTCCTTCATCCTCTGGGCCCCTGCAATTCTCTTCTGGCAATTCATTGTGGGAGGAAGGACTGTCCCAGATGGGGACTGCTACATCCAGTTTTTTTCCAACCCTGCTGTCACTTTTGGCACTGCCATTGCAGCCTTCTATTTGCCCGTTATCATCATGACTGTCCTTTACTGGCAAATCTCTCGAGCCAGTAAGAGCAGAATAAAGAAGGCGAAAAAGGAAGCTGCACAAAACCAAGATACAGTTTCCCCCAGCCTTGTGCAAGGTAAAATAGTGAAACCAAACAATAACAACATCCCGACCAGTGGAGATGGTTTGGAGCACAGCAAAATTCAAAATGGAAAACCCAGTGAGGAGACTGTGACTGATAACTGTGTTCAAGCAGAGAAGGAGAGCTCCAACGACTCCACCTCTGTCAGTGTGGTAGCTTCCAACTTGAAAGAGGATGAAGCTACCAAAGATGCCAAACAGGCTTCTGCCTCCCAAGACCATCTCAAAGTGGAGAACTCCAAGATGACATGCATCAAGATAGTCACAAAGTCCCCAAAGGGAGACTGCTGCGCCCCTACCAACACCACCGTGGAGATCGTGGGCACGAACGGGGAGGAGAAGCAGAATAGTGTAGCCCGGAAAATAGTCAAGATGACAAAGCAGCCAGCCAAAAAGAAACCACCCCCCtctagagagaaaaaagtgaCAAGGACTATTTTAGCCATCCTCCTGGCCTTCATCATCACCTGGACCCCATACAATGTGATGGTGCTCATCAACAGCTTCTGCACATCCTGCATCCCTAACACTGTATGGACCATAGGCTACTGGCTCTGTTATATCAACAGCACCATCAATCCTGCTTGTTATGCGCTCTGCAATGCTACCTTCAAGAAAACCTTTAAGCACCTTCTTATGTGTCATTACAAGAATATAGGAGCTACAag GTTTCGCTTCCCTTCTGAGCGATAG
- the CHRM2 gene encoding muscarinic acetylcholine receptor M2 isoform X2 codes for MNNSTYINSSTENVMALESPYKTVEVVFIVLVAGSLSLVTIIGNILVMVSIKVNRHLQTVNNYFLFSLACADLIIGIFSMNLYTLYTVIGYWPLGPVVCDLWLALDYVASNASVMNLLIISFDRYFCVTKPLTYPVKRTTKMAGMMIAAAWVLSFILWAPAILFWQFIVGGRTVPDGDCYIQFFSNPAVTFGTAIAAFYLPVIIMTVLYWQISRASKSRIKKAKKEAAQNQDTVSPSLVQGKIVKPNNNNIPTSGDGLEHSKIQNGKPSEETVTDNCVQAEKESSNDSTSVSVVASNLKEDEATKDAKQASASQDHLKVENSKMTCIKIVTKSPKGDCCAPTNTTVEIVGTNGEEKQNSVARKIVKMTKQPAKKKPPPSREKKVTRTILAILLAFIITWTPYNVMVLINSFCTSCIPNTVWTIGYWLCYINSTINPACYALCNATFKKTFKHLLMCHYKNIGATR; via the coding sequence ATGAATAACTCAACGTACATAAACTCTTCCACTGAAAATGTGATGGCTTTGGAAAGCCCCTATAAAACTGTTGAGGTGGTCTTCATCGTCCTGGTAGCAGGGTCTCTCAGTCTAGTCACCATAATTGGGAACATCCTGGTCATGGTGTCGATCAAAGTCAACAGGCACCTCCAGACCGTGAACAACTATTTCCTGTTCAGCTTGGCCTGCGCTGACTTGATCATCGGCATCTTTTCAATGAACCTGTACACCCTCTACACTGTGATAGGCTACTGGCCCTTGGGGCCTGTGGTGTGTGACCTCTGGCTGGCTCTCGACTACGTGGCCAGCAATGCCTCTGTAATGAACCTCCTCATTATCAGCTTTGACAGATACTTTTGTGTCACCAAGCCTCTGACATACCCTGTGAAGCGGACCACTAAGATGGCAGGCATGATGATTGCAGCTGCCTGGGTTCTGTCCTTCATCCTCTGGGCCCCTGCAATTCTCTTCTGGCAATTCATTGTGGGAGGAAGGACTGTCCCAGATGGGGACTGCTACATCCAGTTTTTTTCCAACCCTGCTGTCACTTTTGGCACTGCCATTGCAGCCTTCTATTTGCCCGTTATCATCATGACTGTCCTTTACTGGCAAATCTCTCGAGCCAGTAAGAGCAGAATAAAGAAGGCGAAAAAGGAAGCTGCACAAAACCAAGATACAGTTTCCCCCAGCCTTGTGCAAGGTAAAATAGTGAAACCAAACAATAACAACATCCCGACCAGTGGAGATGGTTTGGAGCACAGCAAAATTCAAAATGGAAAACCCAGTGAGGAGACTGTGACTGATAACTGTGTTCAAGCAGAGAAGGAGAGCTCCAACGACTCCACCTCTGTCAGTGTGGTAGCTTCCAACTTGAAAGAGGATGAAGCTACCAAAGATGCCAAACAGGCTTCTGCCTCCCAAGACCATCTCAAAGTGGAGAACTCCAAGATGACATGCATCAAGATAGTCACAAAGTCCCCAAAGGGAGACTGCTGCGCCCCTACCAACACCACCGTGGAGATCGTGGGCACGAACGGGGAGGAGAAGCAGAATAGTGTAGCCCGGAAAATAGTCAAGATGACAAAGCAGCCAGCCAAAAAGAAACCACCCCCCtctagagagaaaaaagtgaCAAGGACTATTTTAGCCATCCTCCTGGCCTTCATCATCACCTGGACCCCATACAATGTGATGGTGCTCATCAACAGCTTCTGCACATCCTGCATCCCTAACACTGTATGGACCATAGGCTACTGGCTCTGTTATATCAACAGCACCATCAATCCTGCTTGTTATGCGCTCTGCAATGCTACCTTCAAGAAAACCTTTAAGCACCTTCTTATGTGTCATTACAAGAATATAGGAGCTACAaggtaa